GAATATTAAATGCATTTAGTTTTAATGGAAATAAAATAATGACCACCGGTGGTGGAGGAATGATAACTACAAACGATGAAGAAAAAGCAGAACATATAAAATTTTTAATAAATCAGGCAAGAGATGCGAGCAGAGGATATTACCATCCAGAGATAGGATTTAACTATAGAATGACTAATTTAGAAGCTTCGTTAGGTTTAGCTCAATTAGAGAGATTGGAAGAATTCTTAAATAAAAAAAGAAGGTTCGCTAAAATTTATATGGAAAATCTTCAAGATGTAAAAGAAATAAAATTTCAAAAAGAATATGAAAATGCAGAAAGTTCATGGTGGTTAACTTCAATTAAAATAAATTCAGATAAATCTATATCTGAAATTCAAAGCGAATTAAAAGAAAAAGGTATTCCAACAAGAAGAATATTTGTTCCTATTGTTGAATTTCCGCCATATCAAAAATTTAAGACTTCTAATTATAAAAATGCATATGAAATATATGAAAGAGGTTTAAATTTACCAAGTTCTACTGTTAATGGTTATGATTCGATAAAATTTGTAGCGGAGGAATTGAAAAATGTCATCTAAAGAAAAAATTATTCTTGTTGGCGGTGGAGGTCATTGTAAAGTAGTTGCTTCTATAATATTTGAAAAAAATGAATATGAAATAATAGGAATTTCAGATTTAAAAACTGAAATTGGAAAAGAAATAATGGGAATAAAAATTAATTATATTGATGAACAATTAGAAGAACTGTATAAAACTGGAATTAAAAATGCATTTGTTACTGTTGGTAGTGTTGGAAATCCTGATTTGCGAATAAAATTATTCAAAAAATTGAAAGATATAGGTTTTAATCTTCCTGTTATTATTTCAAAACATACAATAATTAGTAAAGATGTAAGTATAGGAGAGGGAACTGTAATTATGCCTGGAGTTATTGTAAATCCTGGAGTTAAAATTGAAAGAAATTGTATTATTAATACAGGAGCAATAATTGAACACGACTGTATAATAGAAGATAATGTTCATATTGCACCTGGTGTTACGTTAAGTGGTGGAGTTAAAATAGGAGAAAATAGCCATATAGGAACTGGAACTTCTATTATTCAAAATATTGAAATCGGTAAAAATGTTCTTATTGGTGCTGGTTCTGTGGTTGTTAATAATATCCCTGATAATACTAAGGCTTTTGGTGTTCCGGCTAAAATTAAAAGTGTTATTGATAATTAAATATAAATAGCAATAAAATTTAATTAACAAAACTGGATGGTGGAAAATGAAAGATATTAGTTTTAGGTTTTCTAAATCTTTTTCCAGACTTCAAAATAAAATATTTTATAATTACGGTTTTTTTGATGAACCAATTGTTGAGATATATGATGATTATATTATTTTTAAAGGGAATGCTGTGAGAAGCGTTCCGTTATTTTTTATTGTTTTGCCAGATAAGATTATACTTACTGATAGGATAAATAAAAATTATAAAGTTTCTTTAAATAATGATTTTTTAGATGAATTAAGGCATTTTAAATATACTCTCGGAAATGATACTATCTGGAATAATGTTTTTCAATTATTGCCAGGTCAGGTATTAAAAGTCTGGAAATCAGGTGAATACGAATTATTTACTGATTATGTTTTTAGAAATGAAAATAAGGTCAAAAAAACTCCGAAAGAATTAATAGAGATATTATATAAAATCTTTGAAAGTTTTTTTAACAGAATTGAATCTGATAAGAAAATACTGATTCCTCTCAGTGGCGGTTTTGATTCAAGAATAATTGCTTTTATGATAAAAGAATTTGGATTTGAAAATAGAGCTTTTGCTTTTTGTTATGGTCAAAAAAATGCTGAAGAGGTTAATGTAAGTAAAAATGTAGCAAAAAGATTGGGATTAGACTGGTATTTTATTGAATATAATGAACAGTTTATAAATGATATTATATTTAGTGATCTTTTCAATAAATATATAGACTTTTATAAAGCTTTTGGAGTAACTCCGCATATTCAGGATCTTTTCTCTCTTGTCTGGTTAAAAGATAATGGATTATTAAATAGCGGTGATGTAGTTATTCCAGGACATTCTGGAGATTTTTTAGCTGGTAGTAGATTGGTATATACAAAGAATATTAATAGTTTATCTTCTTTGAAAAAGGCGATTTTAGGTTATCATGTACAGATTTTTAGAATAAAGAAAGATGTAAAGATTCATCTGGAAAATCGAATTGATGAAATTCATAAAAATTTCGATATGGGTTATTCAGATATTTTTGAGATTTTTGACTGGCAAGAACGTCAATCAAAGTATATTGCTAATTCTGTTAGAAATTATGAATTTTTTGATTTAAACTGGTTTTTGCCTTTATGGGAAAAATCTTTATTTGATTTTTTTTCTTCTCTTGATAATTCACAACGCTTTCATGAAAAGTTATATCGCGAATCTTTAAATTTGCTTTTCACAAAATATGATATTGATATTAAAACAAGTGATACAGGAACGTCAAAAAGTAGAGAGACACTGAAAAAATTTGTTTCCCCGGAAATGATTATTTTTGCAAAAAGAATTGAAGCCATTTTAAAGAATAAAGGGAATAAACATAATTTATACGGAATTTTTGATTTTGGAAAAATTGAAAATAGTGAAAATAGATATATTGAAATAGTTGGGCATATAACAGAATTATTGATTAATTCTTTAAGAAGGGAAGAATAAATATGAATTTAGTTTTTGGCGGAGATTTTTGCCCACAAAATATAATTAATATTGATAGAAATATAATAGAAATGACTAATAATTCCGATGGAATGGTTATTAATCTTGAAGGTTATATTTCAAAGAATTGTGATACAAAAAATACTCTTTGTATCCCGGAAGAAGTAATAAAAGAGTTAATAGAAAAATTGAATATAAAATATGTTTCTTTAGCTAATAATCACTCTATGGATAATGGAGAAGAAGGATTTAAATATACAATTAAGGTTTTAAATGATTGTGAAGTAAAGGTTTTTGGTACAAAGGAAACTCCTTTTATTGAATTAAATGATACTTTAATTTATTCTGCTGTTTGGGAGAAAACAGGTGTAAATAATAAACATTTAAATGTCTTGAAAAAAAATGAATTTTTAAATTTAACCTTTCCTGAGGACAAATTTGTTATTTTCTTTCCACATTGGGGCATTGATCTTGAAAATCTTCCTTTACCATGGCAATATGAATTTGCTTTGAGTTTCCACAAAAAATATAATGGAATTATTATTGGTCATCATTCACATGTACTACATCCTGTTTTGAAATATAGAAACAAATATTCTTTTTTTTCTATTGGTAATTTTTATATGCCTTTTAATAATATTACGTATTATTATCCTGATTTTACAAGAGATAGTATTCTTGTATTATTCGAAGATAATAAAATTGATTATGTAAATACTCAATATAATGAAAATCTAATAAAATTATCTGAAAAAAAGGATCTGACATATCTGGATAATATTGATAAAAAAGATTATATTACTTTTTTTAATAATAATCGAAGAAAAAAACATTATCCTAATTATGAGAATCCTATAACGGATTTTTTTAAGGAAAATATGCTAAAATTAATAGGAAGATTTATTAATTCAAAAATTGGTACAATGTTATGGAAATGGGTGAAAAAGAAATGAATCAGATAATTGTTGTTGGATATATGCATAAGTTTAAAGATAAAAGAGTATGGAAAACTGTAGAAATATTGTCTAAAGAATTTTTTGTTCATTATGTTTTTTGGGAGGATAAACCTTTTAAATATGAAGAGATAAAAAATGTTAAATTATATCCACTAAAATATAATTATGATAAAAATAATCAAATAAAGGATATTTTTAATAGAATTGAATATGAAAAAAATATTTGTAAAACGGTTAAGAGAATTTTCACTAAGAATAATATAAAATATTTGTATATACATCATTTTGGATATTTTAAACCTTTTTGTCTATATAAAATCGCAAAAGCAAAGAATATAAAAGTAATTACAGATTTTCATGAATATGTCGCTGAAGAATATATGTTTAGCTTGAGGAATAAATTGCCGATTATACCCCTTATCGGTAAATTTATTGATAAAAAGATAATTGAATATTCAGATAAAGGTATTTTCGTAAGCAACGGAATTGCTGAACATGCAAAGAATATAAAATCAAATTTAAAAATACAGATTATTCCAAATTATGCAACAAATAGTGTAAATACATTTTCTCAAAAACAAAAAAAGATTGTTTTTGTTGGTGGTAACGCTAAGAGAATGAAAAAAGAATTAGAAATTTTGAAAGAATTAAATAATCAAGGTTTTGAAATTGAGAGTATTGGAGTTAATTTAAATGAGAAGTTTATAAATTATATTCCATTTTTACAATATGAAGATATGTTAAAAAAACTTTCTGAAAGTGCATTTTCAATTGTATCTTATAGTCCTTATGATCAAAAAGGAAATCTATTAAAAAATTATGTATATTCCATGCCAAATAAATTTTTCGATTCTATAGCAGCCAATACTCCAGTTATAATACGGGAAGAATTTTTAGAAATGAAAAATTTTGTGGATAAATTCGGTGTTGGTATTGTAATTAATCCAGATAATTTAAGAGAATCTACTGAAAAAATAATATCTGCATATGAAAAATACGATCAATTAATAGAAAATATCAAAAAACATAAAAGTGGATTTGTATGGAATATGGAAAAGGAAAAAACATTTATTGATTTTGTGGTTTCTTAATTGGGGGGGAAATTATGGAAGAAAAAAAAGTTTCAATTATAATTCCTGTTTTAAATGAAGAAAAACATATAGAAAAATGTATTGATTCATTGATTAATAATGATTATGAAAATAAGGAAATTATTGTTGTGGATGGAATGAGTGAGGATAGAACTCGTGATATTTTAAGAAAATATGAGAATATCAGGATTATTGATAATCCTGATAAGACAACTCCTATTGCTTTAAATATTGGTTTGAAAAATGCAACTGGTGATTATATAATGATTGCCGGAGCACATACTACTTATTCTAAAAATTATATTTCAGCTTGTGTTAGACGACTTGATGAAGATAAATGTGATGTTGCTGGAGGAAAGATGGTAACTATTCAGGGAAAAGATACACCTGTAGCGAAAGCTATTTCTATAGTTTTATCTCATCCGTTTGGAATTGGAGGGGCAAAGTATAGATTGGAAAGCGATAAAGAAGAGTATGTTGATACTGTTGCATACGGTGTTTATAAGCGAGAAGTTTTTGAAAAATTGGGAGGTTTTGTTGAAAAGCTCAGAAGAAATCAGGATATTGAGATGAATTTAAGAATTAAAAATGCAGGATTCAGGATAATGCTGGTTCCTGAAGCAGAAGCTTATTATTATGCTAGAGATAATTTTAAGGATTTGTGGAAGAATAATTTTAATAATGGGTTATGGGTAATTTTAAGTACTCATTATGCAAGAAAGGCTTTTTCTTTAAGACATCTTGTGCCTTTGTTTTTTGTGTTATTTTTGGTTTTAGGTGGTGTTTTTTCTATTTTTTATCCTATTGTGAGAATTCCTTATTTTTCAATTTTAGGGCTTTATTTGATTTTGAGTTTGTATTTTTCTTTTGATATTTCGAGAAAAAATAAGGATTTTAAGTTGTTTTTCCCAACGTTATTTTCTTTCTGGACTTTACATGTTTCATATGGTTTAGGTTCATTATATGGATTATTTATTATATTATGAAAAAAGCTCCCTTTTTGGGAGCTTTTGTTTTAATCTTCATATCCATTTGGATTTTTCTTTTGCCAATTCCATGAGTCTTTACACATGTCGTATAAATCTTTTTCTGCTTTCCAGCCTAATTCTTTTAATGCCTTTGTAGGGTCTGCATATATTTTATCTACATCTCCAGGTCTTCTATCAACTATCTCATATGGAATTTTAACCCCACTTGCTTTTTCAAATGCTTTTACTACATCTAAAACGCTATATCCTGTTCCTGTTCCGAGGTTATATATTTTTACTCCTGTGGTTTCCATTATTTTTTCAAGTGCTTTTATATGTCCTTTTACTAAATCTACAACATGGATATAATCTCTTACGCCTGTACCATCATGTGTATCGTAATCATTTCCAAATACATATAATTTTTCTCTTTTTCCAACGGCAACTTGAGTGATATATGGCATTAGATTATTTGGTATTCCGTTTGGATCTTCACCGATCATTCCGCTTTCATGTGCTCCTATTGGGTTGAAGTATCTTAATAATGATATGCTCCAATTTTTGTCTGAGATATATAAATCTTTTAATATTTCTTCTATGAATAATTTTGTTCTTCCATATGGATTTGTTGCTCCAGTTGGAAAGTCTTCTGTTATTGGAACCTTATGTGGGTTTCCATATACTGTTGCTGATGAGCTGAATACTATTTTTTTTACATTTTTTTCTTTCATTACTTCTAAAAGATTAAGAGTGCCTGTGATGTTATTGTGATAATATAATAATGGTTTTTCCACTGATTCACCAACTGCTTTTAAACCTGCAAAATGTATAACCGCTTCTATTTCATTTTCGTCGAAAATTTCTTTTATTTTATTTTTGTCCAACAAATCTGCTTCATAGAATTTGAAATCTTTTCCTGTTATTTCTTTTATTCTTTTTAAAACTGCAGGTTTGCTATTTGAAAAATTATCCAGTACAATTATTTCATATCCGGCATTTAAGAATTCAATACATGCATGACTTCCTATATATCCAGTTCCGCCTGTTATGAGTATTGACATTTTTTCACTCTCCTTTTTAATTTTTCAATATATTATATCATAATTTTATTTTTCCCGGGTAAATTATGGTATAATTATAATTGAATTTGTAACAAAGGGGGAGATGGATTTGGCGTTTAAGAAGCATGATGGTTTTAGTCTTTATGAGGTTTTAATTGTACTTGCTGTTATTGCTATTATTGGCGCTTTTTCTGTTCCAATGGTTAATAATATTATTAACAAAGCAAAATTTACTAAAATTATTAATGATATGAAGGTGATTCAGAACTCAATTATTCAATATTATTATGATAATGATTCTTTTCCTGATAATATAGATACGCTGGTTGATAATGACTATATTGAATCTTCGCCTGAAAATGTTTCTTTTAAAACTTTAAATAATGTTGTTTTTGTTTATTATACTGAACAAATTTCAAATCCAGATAATCTCGAAAAACTGGATACAACTTTAAATTGGAATTCGAATACAGAGGATTTTTCTTCTTTAAATGAAGAACCGGATAATAATTCCAGAATTCCTGTATTAAGAATGGCTTTTTAATAATGAAATGGAGTTGAATAATTTTGAGAAGACGACGAAAAACCAGTACAAAGGAAAAGATTATAAAATCTGCAAGGAAGCTTTTTTCTGAAAAATGGTATGATACTGTCTCTGTTGCTGAAATTTGTAGAAATGCCCGGGTTTCAAATGGGGTATATTATAATTATTTTAGAGATAAGAAAACACTTTTTGAGTTTTTTTTAAATGAGCTTATTGAAAAAATGGAGGTTGAACTTTCTCAGATTAGTGGTAATTCCAAAAAAGATAAGATTTCTTCTTTTATAGACATCGTTTTCAAACTTTCTGCAAAGGATACAGAATTGGTTACTATTTTCCGTGAGGGACAGTATAAATTTCCTGAGTATGAAAAAAAATTAAAGAATATTTATATTAATACTCTTTCTAATATTTTGGAAAGGGATATTTCTGATGTTGAATATATTTTTATTGTTGGTGGATTAAGATTTTTAAGCGTTATGGCTGCTTATAACTGGTTTAATATTAATAAGGAATCATTTAAAGATATTGTTTTTAATGGGATTTTTGATGAACGAATTAATAGAAAGGAAAGAATTTTTAATGTTAAGTTTATAAATGAACGTTCGAAAAAACTGGACTCAAAGGAAAGAATTGTTGAAGCTGGAATAGAATTATTTGGAACTTATGGTTTTCACAATGTAAATGTTTATGATATTACTAAACTCGCTGGTTTTGCAGTTGGTACTTTTTATATTTACTTTGATAGCAAGGAAACTTTTTTACGAGAGATTGTTAGAAACATCAGTCATGAGACAAGAAAGTTTATTAGTAGAAATCTTTCTGTTTCTTTGAATAGATTGGAACAGGAATTACAGGGAACTTATTTATTTTTGAAATTTTTTGAAAGAAATAAAAATTATTATGAAATTGTTAGAGAATCGGAATTTGTGGCAAAGGAAGAGGTTATTAAATATTATGATGCTTTTAGAAAGGGTTATTTAAAAAATCTATCAAGTGTTAAACTTGAGGATAAGGAAACAATAGCTTTAACGCTTATGGGTATTTCTCATTTTATTGGTATTGAATATTTATTCCATCAATCTATTTTAGATATTAATAATTTTCTTATTAAATTGTCCCATTATCTTGAAAATGGATTGAAATTAGAAGGTGATTTAAATGTTCTGGTTCAGGAAAAGGAATAAAGAGAAGGATATTTCCAAAAATCCTTTTTATGATGAAGGAGAATCCCTTGTTATTTATTTTAAATGCAATAATTGTGGAGAGACCTTTAGAAGCTATTTGAGAAAAGGATATGATTTTTCAAATGCTTTTGAAGGTAGAGCAAGATATGAAATTAATAAGGAGTATATTGGCTCTAAATGCAGTGAAAGAATTTATTTGCATGCAGAATTTGATGGTGTATATCGCCTTATTAATTTTGAATTAGTTGGTGGAACGCCTATTACCAGGGATGAGTTCGATAAAAATTAACATTTTATTCTCGAAATTTTTTCTTGCAAAGTAGCATATTTTGTGTTATAATAATTCTCGGAAGTTGTTCCGGCGTAGCTCAACGGTAGAGCGGGTGGCTGTTAACCACTAGGCTGGGGGTTCGAATCCCTCCGCCGGAGCCATAACCAAAAGTCCAGCGAAAGCTGGACTTTTTTGTTATATAATATTTAAAATAAAATCACCACAGCATTTGCTGTGGTGATGATTAAAAGTTATTCTTCCAACATTTCTTTTACAAGTTTATTTGCTTTTTGTGGGTTTGCTTTTCCTTTTGTTTCTTTCATTAATTGTCCAACGAAGAAACCTAATAATTTTGTTTTTCCATTTTTGTATTGTTGAACCTGTTTTGGGTTGTTTTCGATGATTTTTTTGATTATTTCTTTTAATGTTTCGTCATCATCTATTTGTTCAAGTCCCTTTTCTTTTACTATATCTGCTGGTGATTTTCCTGTTTCAAATACGTCTATGAATATTTCTTTTGCTATTTTGGTTGATATTTTTCCGCTATCTATTAATTCTTCTAATTCTTTGAAGTGTTCTGGCGATACTTTTATGTCTTTTAATTCTATGTTGTTTTTGTTCATTTCTCTTAGAAGGTCTGTGATTATGAAATTACTTACAAATTGTGGATTTTTAACGAGTTTAGCACATTTTTCAAAGTAATCTGCAAGTTCTTTGTCTGATGCGAGAATTTCTGCATCGTATTCTTTTATTGTATATTCTTTTATAAATCTTTCTTTCTTTTCGTCTATCATTTCTGGCATTGTTTTTTTAACTTCTTCGATATCTTTTTCTGTAACTATTACAGGTGGAATATCCGGTTCAGGAAAGTATCTGTAATCTGCTTCTTCTTCTTTTGATCTCATTGAGAATGTGGAACGTGTTGCAAAGTTCCAACCTCTGGTTTCCATTGGTACGTTTTTTCCTTCTTCTAAATGCTGAATTATTCTTTCTCTTTCATATTCAAGCGCTTTTTCAACAAATTTAAATGAGTTGATATTTTTTACTTCAACACGATTACTCTGGAATCCTGTTTCTGTATTTGTTATTGATATGTTTGCGTCACATCTTAAAGCACCTTTTTCCATGTCTCCTGTTGAGATTTCTGCATATCTCAATATATTTCTGAGTTTTTCCATGAATAGTCTTGCTTCTTTTGGAGATTCTATATCTGGTTTTGTTACTATTTCTATAAGAGGAATTCCGCTTCTGTTGTAATCAACGAGACTGTATGATGCTGATTCAAGTTTTTCACCTTCATGGAACATTTTTCCTGAATCTTCTTCAAGATGCATTCTTTCTATTCTGATTTTTTTGCCTTCTATTTCTATGTATCCATCGTTTGCCAATGGATAGAAATATTGTGTAATCTGATAACCTTTAGGAAGGTCTGGATAGAAATAATTTTTTCTGTCAAATCTTGAGTATTCATTTATTTTTGCATTTAATGCTATTGCTGCTTTTATTCCTAATTTTAATGCTTCTTCGTTAAATACAGGAAGAGCACCTGGTTGTCCTGTACATACTGGACATATGTTTGTGTTTGGTTCGCTTTCAAATGCATTGGCGGAACATGAACAGAATGCTTTTGTTTTTGTTAGTAATTGTACGTGTATTTCAAGTCCTATTGTGGTTTTGTATTTGCTCATAATTGCACCTCCGGTAATTCAAGCCTGCCGAATATTTTTTCAAATTTATTTGCTATTCTTAGCATTTTGGCATCTTCTAATGGTTTTGATATTAGATGTATTCCAAATGGTAAATTGTCTATTAATCCTGAAGGAATGCTAATTGCAGGTGCTCCTATCATGTTTGCTGATATTGTAAATAAATCCATTAAATAGTATTCAAGTGGGGATTTTAATTCTCCAATTTTTGGTGGTAGCATCGTTGTTGTTGGGGTTAATACTGCATCGTATTTTTCAAATACTTTTTCAAAGTCATCGTTTAATAGTTTTCTTATTTTTGCTGCTTTTGAGAAGTATGCATCATAATATGCTGAGCTTAATGTAAATGCACCCATGAATATACGTCTTTTTACTTCTATTCCAAAACCTTTATCTCTTGTTTCCATGTATGTGTCTTTTAATGATTCTTTTTCTTCTCTTAATGCAAATCTCATTCCATCATATCTTGAAAGGTTTGAACTTGCTTCTGATGGTGCTATTATGTAATATATTGAAACGGTGTATTTTAA
This is a stretch of genomic DNA from Marinitoga piezophila KA3. It encodes these proteins:
- a CDS encoding LegC family aminotransferase, which encodes MKNEILLDAPNLGELEKEYLIKCIDSTFVSTAGPFIPEFEEKFAKYVGTKRAVSVQSGTAALYMALYELGIGPGDEVIVPVITFIASVNPIMYLGATPVFVDVDPETWNIDPKEVEKAITKNTKAIIPVHLYGNPCDMDGLMYISKKYGIPIIEDATESLGATYNGKMTGTFGILNAFSFNGNKIMTTGGGGMITTNDEEKAEHIKFLINQARDASRGYYHPEIGFNYRMTNLEASLGLAQLERLEEFLNKKRRFAKIYMENLQDVKEIKFQKEYENAESSWWLTSIKINSDKSISEIQSELKEKGIPTRRIFVPIVEFPPYQKFKTSNYKNAYEIYERGLNLPSSTVNGYDSIKFVAEELKNVI
- a CDS encoding acetyltransferase, whose translation is MSSKEKIILVGGGGHCKVVASIIFEKNEYEIIGISDLKTEIGKEIMGIKINYIDEQLEELYKTGIKNAFVTVGSVGNPDLRIKLFKKLKDIGFNLPVIISKHTIISKDVSIGEGTVIMPGVIVNPGVKIERNCIINTGAIIEHDCIIEDNVHIAPGVTLSGGVKIGENSHIGTGTSIIQNIEIGKNVLIGAGSVVVNNIPDNTKAFGVPAKIKSVIDN
- a CDS encoding asparagine synthase C-terminal domain-containing protein — protein: MKDISFRFSKSFSRLQNKIFYNYGFFDEPIVEIYDDYIIFKGNAVRSVPLFFIVLPDKIILTDRINKNYKVSLNNDFLDELRHFKYTLGNDTIWNNVFQLLPGQVLKVWKSGEYELFTDYVFRNENKVKKTPKELIEILYKIFESFFNRIESDKKILIPLSGGFDSRIIAFMIKEFGFENRAFAFCYGQKNAEEVNVSKNVAKRLGLDWYFIEYNEQFINDIIFSDLFNKYIDFYKAFGVTPHIQDLFSLVWLKDNGLLNSGDVVIPGHSGDFLAGSRLVYTKNINSLSSLKKAILGYHVQIFRIKKDVKIHLENRIDEIHKNFDMGYSDIFEIFDWQERQSKYIANSVRNYEFFDLNWFLPLWEKSLFDFFSSLDNSQRFHEKLYRESLNLLFTKYDIDIKTSDTGTSKSRETLKKFVSPEMIIFAKRIEAILKNKGNKHNLYGIFDFGKIENSENRYIEIVGHITELLINSLRREE
- a CDS encoding CapA family protein, with translation MNLVFGGDFCPQNIINIDRNIIEMTNNSDGMVINLEGYISKNCDTKNTLCIPEEVIKELIEKLNIKYVSLANNHSMDNGEEGFKYTIKVLNDCEVKVFGTKETPFIELNDTLIYSAVWEKTGVNNKHLNVLKKNEFLNLTFPEDKFVIFFPHWGIDLENLPLPWQYEFALSFHKKYNGIIIGHHSHVLHPVLKYRNKYSFFSIGNFYMPFNNITYYYPDFTRDSILVLFEDNKIDYVNTQYNENLIKLSEKKDLTYLDNIDKKDYITFFNNNRRKKHYPNYENPITDFFKENMLKLIGRFINSKIGTMLWKWVKKK
- a CDS encoding glycosyltransferase family 2 protein, with the protein product MEEKKVSIIIPVLNEEKHIEKCIDSLINNDYENKEIIVVDGMSEDRTRDILRKYENIRIIDNPDKTTPIALNIGLKNATGDYIMIAGAHTTYSKNYISACVRRLDEDKCDVAGGKMVTIQGKDTPVAKAISIVLSHPFGIGGAKYRLESDKEEYVDTVAYGVYKREVFEKLGGFVEKLRRNQDIEMNLRIKNAGFRIMLVPEAEAYYYARDNFKDLWKNNFNNGLWVILSTHYARKAFSLRHLVPLFFVLFLVLGGVFSIFYPIVRIPYFSILGLYLILSLYFSFDISRKNKDFKLFFPTLFSFWTLHVSYGLGSLYGLFIIL
- the galE gene encoding UDP-glucose 4-epimerase GalE, which encodes MSILITGGTGYIGSHACIEFLNAGYEIIVLDNFSNSKPAVLKRIKEITGKDFKFYEADLLDKNKIKEIFDENEIEAVIHFAGLKAVGESVEKPLLYYHNNITGTLNLLEVMKEKNVKKIVFSSSATVYGNPHKVPITEDFPTGATNPYGRTKLFIEEILKDLYISDKNWSISLLRYFNPIGAHESGMIGEDPNGIPNNLMPYITQVAVGKREKLYVFGNDYDTHDGTGVRDYIHVVDLVKGHIKALEKIMETTGVKIYNLGTGTGYSVLDVVKAFEKASGVKIPYEIVDRRPGDVDKIYADPTKALKELGWKAEKDLYDMCKDSWNWQKKNPNGYED
- a CDS encoding type II secretion system protein: MAFKKHDGFSLYEVLIVLAVIAIIGAFSVPMVNNIINKAKFTKIINDMKVIQNSIIQYYYDNDSFPDNIDTLVDNDYIESSPENVSFKTLNNVVFVYYTEQISNPDNLEKLDTTLNWNSNTEDFSSLNEEPDNNSRIPVLRMAF
- a CDS encoding TetR/AcrR family transcriptional regulator, which encodes MRRRRKTSTKEKIIKSARKLFSEKWYDTVSVAEICRNARVSNGVYYNYFRDKKTLFEFFLNELIEKMEVELSQISGNSKKDKISSFIDIVFKLSAKDTELVTIFREGQYKFPEYEKKLKNIYINTLSNILERDISDVEYIFIVGGLRFLSVMAAYNWFNINKESFKDIVFNGIFDERINRKERIFNVKFINERSKKLDSKERIVEAGIELFGTYGFHNVNVYDITKLAGFAVGTFYIYFDSKETFLREIVRNISHETRKFISRNLSVSLNRLEQELQGTYLFLKFFERNKNYYEIVRESEFVAKEEVIKYYDAFRKGYLKNLSSVKLEDKETIALTLMGISHFIGIEYLFHQSILDINNFLIKLSHYLENGLKLEGDLNVLVQEKE
- the gatB gene encoding Asp-tRNA(Asn)/Glu-tRNA(Gln) amidotransferase subunit GatB, which codes for MSKYKTTIGLEIHVQLLTKTKAFCSCSANAFESEPNTNICPVCTGQPGALPVFNEEALKLGIKAAIALNAKINEYSRFDRKNYFYPDLPKGYQITQYFYPLANDGYIEIEGKKIRIERMHLEEDSGKMFHEGEKLESASYSLVDYNRSGIPLIEIVTKPDIESPKEARLFMEKLRNILRYAEISTGDMEKGALRCDANISITNTETGFQSNRVEVKNINSFKFVEKALEYERERIIQHLEEGKNVPMETRGWNFATRSTFSMRSKEEEADYRYFPEPDIPPVIVTEKDIEEVKKTMPEMIDEKKERFIKEYTIKEYDAEILASDKELADYFEKCAKLVKNPQFVSNFIITDLLREMNKNNIELKDIKVSPEHFKELEELIDSGKISTKIAKEIFIDVFETGKSPADIVKEKGLEQIDDDETLKEIIKKIIENNPKQVQQYKNGKTKLLGFFVGQLMKETKGKANPQKANKLVKEMLEE